One window of Arvicola amphibius chromosome 6, mArvAmp1.2, whole genome shotgun sequence genomic DNA carries:
- the Rps6 gene encoding 40S ribosomal protein S6, whose protein sequence is MKLNISFPATGCQKLIEVDDERKLRTFYEKRMATEVAADALGEEWKGYVVRISGGNDKQGFPMKQGVLTHGRVRLLLSKGHSCYRPRRTGERKRKSVRGCIVDANLSVLNLVIVKKGEKDIPGLTDTTVPRRLGPKRASRIRKLFNLSKEDDVRQYVVRKPLNKEGKKPRTKAPKIQRLVTPRVLQHKRRRIALKKQRTKKNKEEAAEYAKLLAKRMKEAKEKRQEQIAKRRRLSSLRASTSKSESSQK, encoded by the exons ATGAAG CtgaatatctccttccctgccaccGGCTGCCAGAAACTCATCGAAGTGGACGATGAACGCAAGCTTCGGACCTTCTATGAGAAGCGCATGGCCACGGAAGTGGCTGCCGATGCCCTGGGGGAAGAGTGGAAG gGTTATGTGGTCCGAATCAGTGGCGGCAATGACAAACAAGGTTTTCCCATGAAACAAGGTGTCCTGACCCATGGCAGAGTGCGCCTGCTGTTGAGTAAGGGGCATTCTTGTTATAGACcaaggagaactggagagaggaagcgCAAATCTGTCCGAGGATGCATTGTGGATGCCAACCTGAGTGTTCTCAACTTGGTTATTGTAAAAAAAG GAGAGAAGGATATTCCTGGACTGACAGATACTACTGTGCCTCGTCGGCTGGGACCTAAAAGAGCTAGCAGAATCCGAAAGCTTTTTAATCTCTCTAAAGAAGATGACGTCCGCCAGTACGTTGTCAGAAAGCCTTTAAACAAAGAAG GTAAGAAGCCTAGGACCAAGGCACCCAAGATTCAGCGTCTTGTGACTCCACGTGTCCTGCAACACAAACGCCGGCGTATTGCTCTGAAGAAGCAacgaacaaagaaaaacaaggaggagGCTGCAGAATATGCTAAACTTTTGGCCAAGAGAATGAAG gaagccaaagaaaagcgCCAGGAACAGATTGCCAAGAGGCGAAGGCTGTCCTCGCTGAGAGCTTCTACTTCTAAGTCTGAGTCCAGTCAAAAATAA